One Glutamicibacter mishrai genomic window carries:
- a CDS encoding sugar phosphate isomerase/epimerase family protein: MLKLAILRQLVSAGALTFAYVTMIGSAPAFPATSSSYFSTDHRCLGRGISPHQISFQLHSYSAWKQEIGTEGVLAEIAAIGYRNIEPYEGSYEGRSAVEFSDLVSRHDMKVPSSHGSIREDAFSELIQKSKTLRQEYVGSGGAAHPGIDSLNETLQTARTLNRLGQRSVESGTGKIFVHNHRKEFTTIYPHPASGISTTAWELLEEFTDPRFVTFELDVLWAADAGVDVAQLIKDHGIRIELLHVKDGLLNGTKPAIPMDVGYGDIEWGPILDAARKHVRYYVVERDSAQPNPRFASNSFGFLTCHSP, from the coding sequence ATGTTGAAATTAGCAATCTTGCGCCAGCTGGTATCGGCGGGAGCTTTGACTTTCGCTTACGTAACGATGATCGGATCCGCACCAGCGTTCCCAGCCACGTCATCAAGCTACTTCTCGACAGACCACAGATGTCTGGGACGGGGGATTTCGCCACACCAGATTTCTTTCCAACTGCATAGCTATTCGGCTTGGAAGCAGGAAATCGGGACTGAAGGTGTCCTCGCGGAAATTGCAGCCATCGGATACCGGAATATTGAGCCTTACGAGGGTTCGTACGAAGGTCGCAGTGCTGTTGAATTCTCAGATCTCGTCAGTAGACATGACATGAAAGTTCCCAGCTCTCATGGAAGTATCCGGGAAGATGCGTTTTCTGAGCTCATCCAGAAGTCAAAGACCCTTCGGCAGGAATATGTGGGGTCCGGGGGAGCCGCACATCCAGGTATCGATAGTTTGAACGAGACTCTTCAAACTGCTCGCACGCTCAATCGGCTAGGGCAGAGATCGGTTGAATCTGGTACTGGAAAAATTTTTGTCCACAATCATCGAAAAGAGTTCACGACTATATATCCGCATCCCGCCTCGGGCATATCTACGACGGCTTGGGAACTACTGGAAGAATTCACGGATCCTCGATTTGTCACGTTCGAACTTGACGTGTTGTGGGCTGCGGATGCTGGCGTAGACGTGGCCCAGCTAATTAAGGACCATGGCATTCGCATCGAGCTGTTGCATGTCAAGGATGGGCTGCTGAACGGAACCAAACCGGCAATCCCAATGGACGTTGGGTATGGCGACATTGAATGGGGCCCAATTCTCGATGCCGCCCGAAAGCACGTGCGTTATTACGTCGTCGAACGTGACTCTGCGCAGCCAAATCCGAGGTTCGCCAGCAATAGCTTTGGCTTTCTTACTTGTCACTCACCCTGA
- a CDS encoding sugar phosphate isomerase/epimerase family protein encodes MCFGFNGSAALKRSLEQKEVGRRGFLAGAAALGATVGLAGIGMAPATASPLGRRAVPAGQISIQLYTLRSIMNGAGVDQTFKALADYGYTKVELAGFYGRSAKDLRATLDSLGITPSSSHTGITDSAAALDAKLSDALTLGQKYINVPYLVSSNGDDWRRWADQMNVEAAAAAEAGLKYGYHNHAHEFTTDLGDGQTPWDIFTSRLDPRLVHLEVDLYWAVTAGVGVGATDPIQFAIDTIAQAPQQTLQYHVKDRDLAGDFADLGTGAIDFSRIFAAHRPKEFIVENDSPDVTPLQTAEVGYNYLRNARF; translated from the coding sequence ATGTGCTTCGGATTTAATGGTTCTGCTGCTCTCAAACGCTCACTTGAGCAAAAGGAAGTCGGCCGGCGCGGCTTCCTCGCCGGAGCTGCAGCATTGGGTGCCACCGTTGGCTTGGCGGGCATAGGAATGGCCCCTGCCACGGCTTCGCCCCTTGGCCGCCGTGCAGTACCAGCGGGTCAGATCAGCATCCAGCTCTACACCCTTCGCTCCATCATGAATGGTGCAGGTGTTGACCAGACTTTCAAAGCGCTTGCCGATTACGGCTACACCAAGGTTGAGCTAGCTGGATTCTATGGACGCAGCGCCAAGGATCTTCGTGCAACTTTGGACTCGCTGGGGATCACACCTTCATCTAGCCACACCGGAATCACCGACTCTGCGGCAGCACTTGACGCCAAGCTATCTGATGCCCTGACTCTTGGCCAGAAATACATCAACGTCCCATACCTGGTTTCCAGCAATGGCGACGACTGGCGTCGTTGGGCAGATCAGATGAACGTAGAAGCAGCTGCAGCCGCGGAAGCTGGATTGAAATACGGCTATCACAACCACGCACACGAGTTCACAACTGACCTGGGCGATGGCCAAACGCCATGGGATATTTTCACCAGTCGCCTCGACCCTAGACTCGTACATCTCGAAGTTGACCTGTACTGGGCAGTTACTGCTGGCGTGGGCGTTGGTGCAACGGATCCAATTCAATTTGCAATCGACACGATTGCTCAAGCTCCGCAACAAACCTTGCAGTACCACGTCAAGGACCGAGACCTTGCTGGAGACTTCGCCGACCTAGGAACCGGCGCCATTGACTTCTCGCGAATCTTTGCGGCCCATCGCCCAAAGGAGTTCATTGTCGAGAACGACAGCCCGGATGTCACTCCCCTACAAACTGCAGAGGTTGGATACAACTACCTCCGCAATGCGCGCTTCTAG
- a CDS encoding inositol-3-phosphate synthase yields MKLIRHQREEKGVRLSTESNPNQVPSPSEQSRGHSAAGHVGLWLIGARGSVATTAATGLAAIRTGLAPATGCVTSQDGFSSIPLPKFSDLIIGGHDISDVSIAKRAEYLVGAGMLSQHLVNALYEELEETDSRIRPGYDPSCRGESQAEAARRLANDINEFKISHSLDRVVVIDVSSTEAPIDYLPEFDDIGLLLAALEDPSRDILPPSSLSAYASILAEASYICFTPSPSLNIPALRQLAAERGVPTAGQDGKTGQTWLRSVLAPGLAARGLKVLSWSGANLLGGGDGATLADPQAVAGKLQSKNRGLQSLTNGATTPLHIDNVPDLGETKVAWDHINVEGFLGSRVTLQTTWSAYDSMLAAPMILDLARLMGLADASGHRGPVGEFGFFFKDPWGSDEHSFAEQSRRLLEWAREAGTHVALERTNEKDATQYGVGAR; encoded by the coding sequence ATGAAGCTCATTCGACACCAGCGAGAGGAAAAAGGCGTGCGCCTATCAACAGAGAGCAACCCCAACCAGGTCCCTTCACCGTCGGAACAAAGCCGGGGACATTCTGCCGCTGGCCATGTGGGGCTGTGGCTCATCGGGGCTCGCGGTTCGGTAGCAACAACTGCGGCTACTGGTTTGGCCGCTATTAGGACAGGGCTGGCTCCAGCTACTGGTTGTGTAACGAGCCAGGACGGTTTTAGTTCCATCCCATTGCCAAAATTTTCCGACTTGATCATCGGCGGACATGACATTAGCGATGTATCGATTGCTAAACGAGCAGAATATCTGGTGGGTGCAGGAATGCTCTCGCAACATTTGGTGAATGCCCTATATGAAGAATTGGAAGAAACCGATTCACGCATTAGGCCAGGCTACGATCCCAGCTGCAGGGGAGAGTCCCAGGCAGAAGCCGCTCGCCGACTGGCCAACGACATCAATGAGTTCAAGATAAGCCACTCATTGGATCGTGTTGTGGTCATCGATGTGTCATCGACCGAGGCGCCAATTGACTACCTGCCTGAATTTGATGATATCGGTCTGCTTCTAGCAGCTCTTGAGGATCCGAGCCGCGACATACTGCCGCCTAGCTCTCTCAGTGCATATGCTTCAATTCTCGCGGAGGCATCCTATATCTGCTTCACACCTTCACCTTCGTTAAATATTCCGGCGCTGCGACAGCTAGCGGCAGAACGCGGGGTTCCGACTGCGGGCCAAGACGGAAAGACTGGTCAGACGTGGTTGCGCTCGGTTTTGGCGCCGGGACTAGCCGCGAGAGGGCTGAAGGTCTTGTCATGGTCGGGCGCTAATTTGCTGGGCGGCGGCGACGGTGCAACGTTGGCTGATCCGCAGGCTGTTGCCGGAAAACTGCAGTCCAAGAACCGGGGGCTACAGTCACTTACCAATGGCGCCACAACACCATTGCACATTGATAACGTGCCTGATCTTGGCGAAACGAAGGTTGCCTGGGACCACATAAACGTGGAGGGCTTCTTGGGATCACGCGTAACTCTCCAAACGACATGGAGCGCCTACGACTCCATGTTGGCAGCGCCGATGATTCTGGACCTCGCTCGACTGATGGGATTGGCTGACGCATCCGGACACAGAGGGCCGGTTGGTGAATTCGGGTTCTTTTTCAAGGATCCGTGGGGTAGCGATGAGCATTCCTTTGCTGAACAAAGTCGTCGCCTGCTGGAGTGGGCGCGAGAAGCTGGGACCCATGTGGCTCTTGAAAGGACGAACGAGAAGGACGCGACGCAATATGGAGTCGGTGCACGATGA
- a CDS encoding TatD family hydrolase: protein MRIFDPHIHMTSRTTNDYEAMFASGVRAVVEPAFWLGQPRTSVASYLDYFDSLLGWERFRAAQFGIRHHATIALNPKEANDPRCVPVLEEIPRYLVKEGVVAVGEIGYDSMTPAEDHAFASQLQMAREYQLPVLVHTPHREKLAGTRRTLDVVRESGIAAEFVLVDHLNETNIEMVKDAGSWMGFSIYPDTKMDEARMVALLKRYGTERILVNSAADWGRSDPLKTRKTADCMLAAGFSDDDVDQVLWRNPVAFYAQSQQLILDPIPGFESDRFPDPTAGFEGNSVLRGERV, encoded by the coding sequence ATGCGTATCTTTGACCCACACATCCACATGACCAGCCGTACCACCAATGACTACGAAGCAATGTTCGCTTCGGGAGTGCGCGCCGTAGTAGAACCGGCGTTTTGGCTAGGACAACCCCGGACCAGCGTAGCTTCATACCTCGATTACTTTGACTCTCTTTTGGGGTGGGAAAGGTTTCGCGCGGCTCAATTTGGTATTCGCCATCACGCGACGATCGCGCTGAATCCCAAGGAAGCCAATGATCCTCGATGCGTCCCGGTCCTTGAAGAAATCCCTCGATACCTGGTGAAAGAGGGAGTCGTGGCAGTGGGCGAAATTGGCTATGACTCGATGACCCCCGCAGAGGATCATGCATTCGCCAGTCAGCTGCAGATGGCCCGTGAATATCAGCTGCCAGTTCTGGTCCACACTCCGCATCGAGAAAAGCTCGCTGGCACTCGGCGTACCTTGGACGTCGTTCGTGAGTCTGGCATCGCTGCGGAATTTGTGCTGGTCGATCACCTCAATGAAACGAATATTGAGATGGTCAAGGACGCCGGTTCCTGGATGGGATTCTCGATTTATCCGGATACCAAAATGGACGAGGCCCGGATGGTCGCACTCTTAAAACGCTACGGTACCGAACGAATCCTTGTGAATTCTGCAGCTGACTGGGGTCGGTCGGATCCGCTAAAGACCCGAAAAACGGCTGATTGCATGCTGGCCGCTGGGTTTAGCGATGACGACGTAGACCAAGTCCTGTGGCGCAACCCCGTGGCTTTCTATGCACAAAGCCAGCAATTGATCTTGGACCCGATCCCGGGATTTGAAAGCGACAGATTCCCGGATCCGACTGCTGGATTCGAAGGAAATTCTGTACTACGTGGAGAACGAGTTTGA
- the eboE gene encoding metabolite traffic protein EboE, translating into MKLSYCTNVHPAEDLDGVIVQLRNYASKIRKQARMDTLSVGLWIPAGLAQHLSGSESARTKLAEVLKSEGLQVNTINAFPYGGFHDEVVKHAVYLPTWAQSERLEYTVQCAQILAELLPEGEVGSISTLPLAWREPWTEDQDQAATQAFAQLSAELRAIEERTGRTIRIAIEPEPGCVLDTINDIVVWLGSRLDQGIDARLIGVCVDTCHLAVSFADPAGAIAQVREAGLRVVKVQASAALHVVDPKEPAARAALAKFVEPKYLHQVRESGENAVLPTDDLVTALASLPASGPWRVHFHIPLHHQPAAPLQTTTDVLKATVAAVNQLDYVDQIHLDVETYTWSVLPQDGDAGEIGIVEGIAAELVWAQEHLLEPARIS; encoded by the coding sequence ATGAAATTGTCTTATTGCACCAACGTCCACCCTGCAGAAGACCTTGACGGCGTTATCGTTCAACTTCGTAACTACGCGAGTAAGATTCGCAAACAGGCGCGCATGGACACGCTGTCAGTCGGCTTGTGGATCCCCGCGGGGCTGGCCCAGCACCTGTCGGGTAGCGAATCAGCCCGAACGAAATTGGCAGAGGTGCTGAAATCCGAAGGCCTTCAGGTCAATACCATCAATGCTTTTCCCTACGGTGGATTCCACGACGAAGTCGTAAAACATGCTGTCTATCTGCCTACATGGGCGCAATCTGAACGCCTGGAATACACCGTCCAATGCGCGCAGATACTTGCTGAGCTACTTCCGGAGGGGGAAGTCGGATCTATTTCCACGCTGCCGCTTGCCTGGCGGGAGCCCTGGACCGAGGATCAGGATCAGGCGGCAACTCAAGCTTTTGCTCAATTAAGTGCCGAGTTGCGTGCGATTGAAGAACGAACCGGGCGAACAATTCGAATCGCAATTGAACCGGAACCAGGCTGTGTTTTAGACACCATCAATGACATTGTCGTTTGGCTTGGATCGCGTTTAGATCAAGGCATTGACGCGCGATTAATCGGCGTATGCGTGGATACGTGTCACCTCGCCGTGTCCTTTGCCGATCCTGCCGGCGCGATTGCCCAAGTCCGAGAAGCTGGGCTGCGCGTTGTCAAAGTCCAGGCTTCGGCGGCCCTGCACGTGGTCGATCCCAAAGAACCAGCAGCCCGTGCGGCGTTGGCGAAATTTGTTGAACCCAAGTACCTTCACCAGGTACGAGAGTCCGGCGAGAACGCTGTGCTACCGACCGATGATCTAGTTACTGCGTTGGCTTCCCTGCCTGCATCGGGCCCGTGGAGGGTTCATTTCCATATTCCGCTGCACCATCAACCAGCAGCACCCTTGCAAACGACTACCGATGTATTGAAAGCCACTGTAGCCGCAGTGAACCAGCTCGACTATGTCGATCAGATTCATCTGGATGTCGAAACTTACACGTGGAGTGTTCTGCCTCAGGACGGTGACGCCGGCGAAATAGGAATCGTGGAGGGCATCGCTGCTGAATTGGTTTGGGCCCAGGAACATCTGTTGGAACCGGCACGTATTTCGTGA
- a CDS encoding SCO3242 family prenyltransferase, with protein MSWTDDYLELLRAPAVLTVLGDSLAGAAAAKHSMTGRRSIMPLASASLYAAGMALNDFADREIDAVERPERPIPSGRITPSAALGTAAGLTAVGLGLSAIGGGKPALMIGVPLAASIWTYDLAAKRNAVTGTLVMGACRGLDVLMGAGTGRLRAALPAALTMAGHTVAVTALSRGEVNGTSSVVAASAAATTALVSSVVLAGSVVTGTSATSRDSSEKTRKTIAKIAATCAALAVYTGQSGRAQWRAAQDPSAHNALGATKAGIRSMIPLQAALTLRHGSPMSAIAIGSVDTAGRLLRSASKIRKISES; from the coding sequence ATGAGTTGGACCGATGACTACTTGGAACTGCTGCGGGCACCGGCAGTATTAACGGTTCTGGGTGACAGCTTGGCTGGTGCGGCAGCTGCGAAGCACTCGATGACAGGCCGCAGAAGCATAATGCCGCTGGCTAGCGCCAGCCTTTACGCCGCCGGCATGGCGCTAAATGACTTTGCAGACCGTGAAATCGACGCGGTGGAACGGCCAGAACGTCCCATTCCGTCCGGCCGCATCACACCGTCGGCGGCGTTGGGGACAGCTGCGGGGCTCACCGCCGTGGGCCTCGGGCTCAGCGCTATCGGCGGCGGAAAGCCAGCGTTGATGATCGGCGTTCCTCTAGCCGCGTCTATCTGGACTTATGACCTGGCAGCTAAGCGAAACGCAGTCACCGGAACTCTAGTAATGGGGGCATGCCGCGGCCTGGACGTACTGATGGGAGCCGGTACCGGCAGGCTTCGCGCTGCTCTGCCCGCCGCGCTCACTATGGCCGGCCACACGGTCGCGGTAACGGCATTATCTCGGGGCGAAGTCAATGGGACAAGCTCAGTAGTCGCAGCTAGCGCGGCTGCAACTACAGCATTGGTATCTTCGGTGGTGCTGGCAGGATCGGTAGTGACTGGAACTTCCGCAACATCACGGGATTCTTCAGAAAAAACCCGCAAAACGATCGCCAAGATAGCCGCTACATGCGCGGCGCTTGCTGTTTACACCGGCCAAAGCGGCAGGGCCCAATGGAGAGCAGCGCAAGACCCCAGCGCACATAATGCGTTGGGAGCAACCAAAGCAGGTATTCGTTCCATGATCCCTTTGCAGGCAGCGCTGACTCTGCGTCACGGCAGCCCCATGTCCGCGATCGCTATTGGGTCAGTGGATACCGCGGGAAGGCTGCTGCGTTCGGCATCAAAAATTCGGAAGATCAGCGAATCATGA
- a CDS encoding ROK family transcriptional regulator translates to MNDISNFSGLSGSGASELFQILRDGRPRTRTELAEQMGLARSTITLRIEALMDLGLVGYVDDAISTGGRPSTRIALKAGSKVVLGIDIGASHVRVALTDLLGHRLKEDGQNIEVSQGPDTVLGVAVELGKALLEATDHSLDDLLSVGVGIPGPVEYRTGRPFNPPIMPGWNNFDVPGLLKQHFNVPVLVDNDVNIMALGERNASWPEVEDMLFVKIATGIGSGIISSGRLQRGADGVAGDIGHIRIHNGTGTACHCGNLDCLEAVASGPAVAKKLRALGHDAETSEDVIKLVSSGNAEAVHAVRQAGRDVGEVLSACVSLINPSVIVIGGSMTRTGEHFIAGIREVVYSRAIPVATQHLRIVQSGAGLDAGVLGASMLAIHHAMSPMHIDALVNGLKPE, encoded by the coding sequence ATGAATGACATAAGTAACTTCAGTGGCCTAAGCGGTTCTGGTGCCAGCGAACTCTTTCAAATCCTTCGAGATGGACGACCGCGCACCCGAACCGAATTAGCCGAACAAATGGGTCTGGCTCGCTCCACCATTACCCTGCGCATTGAAGCTCTCATGGACCTAGGGCTTGTTGGATACGTCGACGACGCCATTTCCACAGGCGGCCGTCCTTCAACGCGGATTGCGCTCAAGGCAGGCAGCAAAGTGGTGCTCGGGATTGACATAGGCGCTTCACACGTCAGAGTCGCCCTGACCGATCTACTCGGCCATCGCCTGAAGGAAGATGGCCAAAACATCGAGGTTTCGCAGGGACCCGATACCGTCCTGGGTGTGGCAGTTGAATTAGGCAAAGCGTTACTCGAAGCAACTGATCACTCGCTCGATGATCTACTATCCGTCGGAGTCGGCATCCCCGGGCCAGTTGAGTATCGGACTGGGCGCCCGTTCAATCCACCCATCATGCCAGGCTGGAATAATTTCGACGTTCCTGGATTACTTAAACAACATTTCAACGTCCCGGTCCTCGTGGACAACGACGTGAACATCATGGCCTTGGGCGAACGCAACGCATCATGGCCAGAGGTCGAAGACATGCTCTTCGTGAAAATAGCCACCGGCATCGGCTCCGGCATCATTTCCAGCGGACGACTGCAACGCGGAGCTGATGGAGTTGCTGGCGATATCGGGCATATTCGCATCCATAACGGCACCGGAACAGCGTGCCACTGCGGCAATCTCGACTGCTTGGAGGCTGTCGCTTCTGGCCCAGCCGTCGCCAAGAAACTCCGCGCGCTCGGTCATGACGCCGAGACCAGCGAGGACGTTATCAAACTGGTGAGCTCCGGCAATGCCGAAGCGGTCCATGCTGTTCGGCAGGCGGGGCGAGATGTGGGAGAAGTCCTCTCAGCATGCGTCAGCCTGATCAACCCTTCGGTGATTGTCATTGGCGGTTCAATGACCCGGACTGGCGAGCACTTCATTGCAGGGATACGCGAAGTCGTTTACTCCCGCGCGATTCCCGTCGCTACCCAACACTTGCGCATCGTTCAGTCGGGCGCAGGCTTAGACGCCGGCGTGCTCGGAGCCAGCATGCTTGCGATTCACCACGCAATGTCACCCATGCATATTGACGCACTCGTCAACGGTCTCAAACCTGAATAG
- a CDS encoding alkaline phosphatase family protein, translating to MKPILLLNVVGLTSRALSHMPRLSKLANQGWSAQLGTVLPAVTCSAQTTMLTGLAPSQHGIVGNGWYFRELGEVHLWRQHNRLVQGESIWETARRRDPEYTSANICWWYAMGMSTDVTVTPRPIYHADGRKSPDAYVRPPELHDELVEAHGEFPLFQYWGPTAALTSSRWIVNSTLHVMRTRAPRLLTTYVPHLDYDLQRFGPRSPQADRAASELDTVLGPLLDEAQSSGYTVMVVAEYGIEEANKPVDINRVLRREGLLEVYVQDGKEQLDPWTSQAFAVADHQVAHVYVNRSEDIDRVAALLRSVDGIDEVLDREAQQKYGLDHERSGELVVVADPGAWFTYYFWLDDDRAPEYARGVDIHRKPGYDPAELFFDPADRFAKAKAGLNLLKKKTGLRYSMSTVPLDPTCVRGTHGRIPESDEGMPLILCSDVSVSTEVSSLIESGRPVPAASVKSLVLQSQGLETPAKV from the coding sequence GTGAAGCCAATACTGCTACTCAACGTCGTCGGATTAACCTCGCGGGCGTTGTCCCATATGCCTCGATTATCGAAATTAGCCAACCAAGGGTGGTCAGCTCAACTCGGTACCGTGTTACCGGCGGTCACCTGTTCGGCGCAGACAACCATGCTGACCGGTCTGGCACCTTCACAACACGGAATCGTCGGAAACGGTTGGTACTTTAGAGAACTCGGCGAGGTGCATCTGTGGCGCCAACACAATCGTTTGGTGCAAGGCGAAAGTATTTGGGAAACCGCCCGGCGTCGGGACCCGGAATATACATCGGCCAATATTTGCTGGTGGTATGCAATGGGGATGAGCACGGATGTCACCGTCACCCCACGACCGATTTACCACGCCGATGGGCGGAAATCGCCGGATGCATACGTGCGTCCGCCGGAATTACACGATGAACTGGTAGAAGCTCACGGTGAATTCCCGCTCTTCCAGTACTGGGGACCAACCGCAGCACTGACCTCAAGTCGTTGGATCGTCAATTCGACTCTCCACGTTATGCGCACACGAGCCCCGCGGTTGCTGACAACTTACGTCCCCCACCTGGACTATGATCTTCAGCGATTTGGTCCACGATCGCCACAAGCCGATCGGGCCGCCAGTGAGCTTGACACCGTTCTAGGTCCGTTGCTCGACGAAGCCCAGTCCAGCGGCTACACAGTGATGGTGGTAGCTGAATATGGGATCGAAGAAGCAAACAAGCCAGTAGATATCAATCGGGTTCTGCGCAGGGAAGGGCTGCTGGAAGTCTACGTCCAAGATGGCAAGGAGCAATTGGATCCTTGGACTTCTCAGGCGTTTGCCGTGGCAGACCACCAAGTAGCTCACGTCTATGTGAACCGTTCGGAAGATATCGATCGCGTAGCGGCGTTGCTTCGGTCAGTGGACGGCATTGACGAAGTGCTAGACCGCGAAGCACAGCAGAAGTACGGACTAGATCATGAACGCTCTGGCGAGCTCGTAGTGGTTGCGGATCCAGGTGCGTGGTTCACGTACTACTTCTGGCTGGACGACGATCGAGCTCCCGAATATGCGCGCGGAGTCGATATCCACCGTAAGCCTGGCTATGACCCTGCGGAACTGTTCTTCGACCCTGCTGATCGTTTTGCGAAAGCCAAGGCTGGGCTAAATCTTCTGAAGAAGAAAACCGGTCTCAGGTATTCGATGAGTACCGTGCCGTTGGATCCAACATGTGTTAGGGGCACCCATGGACGAATACCGGAATCCGACGAGGGGATGCCGCTCATTCTCTGTTCGGACGTTTCCGTCTCAACCGAAGTGTCGTCGCTCATTGAGTCCGGACGTCCCGTGCCAGCGGCCTCGGTAAAATCTTTAGTTTTGCAGTCGCAAGGTCTAGAAACGCCTGCGAAAGTCTGA
- a CDS encoding EboA domain-containing protein, with protein MSVQKIETYQDMPFAVGYGTNGWADHPLPVAIPLLAEQGYTAIALTLGHPHIDPFAEDLTSQLAEIRTLLERYQMRVVVETGTRFLLDPKRKHRPTLVDQEAEARMNFLRRAIDIARALDAECVSFFSGVIPEGTKSSEGWDLLVKRLADLVRYAAEREVRLSLEPEPGMLVETVADALRLRSELGDPDALGITVDIGHCVVVEPGGVQGALQQAGALLANVQLDDMLAHAHEHLPFGQGIVDLPQALSTLAEMNYQGVAAVELPRHSWDAPALAESSLRAISQAWSEAKTQSAHGRWLSDALAAIANDPRCLPQIFALAGRTVARTPINAQADPTGVIFGMRVDHARADLIAELFTVQDPEALAQHLRDLYYRGDSAERRGVLRGLNKLVDSGRQLEDRMINTGLEITGDALRTNETSLVAAAVGAFGAAHLDQHAWRHAVLKLVFMGVSLRAVQDLHVRADEELARMAKDFAAERRAANRSIPEDVALLTELPIYSERSDEG; from the coding sequence ATGAGTGTTCAAAAAATTGAAACCTATCAAGATATGCCCTTTGCCGTGGGTTATGGAACTAATGGGTGGGCAGACCATCCGCTTCCAGTGGCCATCCCACTTCTTGCCGAGCAGGGCTACACGGCAATTGCACTGACGCTGGGTCATCCTCATATTGACCCATTTGCCGAAGACCTCACGTCGCAACTTGCTGAAATTCGCACATTATTAGAGCGATATCAAATGCGGGTTGTGGTGGAGACAGGAACACGGTTCCTGCTAGACCCCAAGCGCAAGCACAGGCCCACCCTCGTGGACCAAGAAGCAGAAGCGCGCATGAACTTTCTGCGTCGTGCTATCGATATTGCTCGGGCCCTCGACGCGGAGTGCGTTTCCTTTTTCTCCGGCGTCATTCCAGAAGGAACCAAATCCAGCGAAGGGTGGGACTTGCTCGTCAAACGGCTAGCCGACCTAGTGAGATATGCAGCCGAGCGCGAGGTGCGTCTGAGTCTTGAGCCCGAACCCGGCATGCTGGTAGAAACCGTGGCAGATGCCTTACGCCTACGTTCCGAGCTTGGCGATCCTGATGCGTTGGGTATCACCGTGGATATTGGGCATTGTGTAGTGGTAGAACCGGGCGGCGTCCAAGGCGCCTTGCAACAGGCCGGTGCGCTATTGGCCAATGTGCAACTCGATGACATGCTTGCTCATGCCCACGAGCATTTGCCATTTGGACAGGGCATAGTGGACCTTCCACAGGCATTGTCTACCCTGGCAGAAATGAACTACCAAGGTGTCGCTGCCGTTGAACTGCCTCGACATTCATGGGATGCGCCGGCGCTCGCCGAGAGCAGTTTGCGAGCTATTAGCCAAGCCTGGTCGGAGGCGAAAACTCAGAGTGCCCATGGCCGCTGGCTGAGCGATGCACTAGCCGCAATCGCTAACGACCCTCGCTGCCTGCCTCAAATTTTCGCGTTGGCAGGACGCACTGTCGCCAGAACTCCGATCAATGCCCAGGCCGATCCTACTGGGGTCATATTCGGCATGCGAGTTGACCATGCACGGGCAGACCTGATCGCGGAGCTGTTTACAGTTCAGGATCCCGAAGCCTTGGCGCAACACTTGCGCGACTTGTATTACCGAGGTGATTCGGCGGAGCGCCGTGGTGTACTGCGTGGCCTGAATAAGTTGGTTGATTCTGGGCGGCAATTAGAGGATCGGATGATCAACACCGGTCTGGAAATCACCGGTGATGCGTTGCGGACCAACGAAACCTCCCTGGTCGCGGCTGCCGTTGGAGCGTTTGGTGCCGCACATTTGGACCAGCATGCATGGCGGCATGCCGTACTCAAATTGGTATTCATGGGCGTGAGCTTGCGCGCGGTGCAAGATCTACACGTTCGGGCCGATGAAGAGCTGGCCCGAATGGCAAAGGATTTTGCAGCGGAGCGTCGCGCTGCCAACCGTTCAATTCCAGAAGACGTCGCATTGCTGACAGAGCTGCCAATCTATTCCGAACGATCAGACGAAGGTTAA